Proteins encoded together in one Oreochromis aureus strain Israel breed Guangdong linkage group 23, ZZ_aureus, whole genome shotgun sequence window:
- the med16 gene encoding mediator of RNA polymerase II transcription subunit 16, translating to MELAYVCEWEKRPKSTHCPSIPLVCSWSCRNLVAFTTDLKSEDDDKNVSHMIHIIDTEHPWDVFSINSGHTEVISCLEWDQSGSRLLSADGDGQIKCWSMSDHLVNSWESVLSSSLDGDPIIALSWLHNGVKLALHVEMSGSTNFGEKFSRVKFSPSLTLFGGKPMEGWLAVTVSGLVTVSLLKPGGALLTASESLCRLRGRVALADIAFTGGGNIVVAATDGSSSSPVQFYKVVVSVVSEKCRIDTELLPSLFLRCTTDPLRREKYPAVTHLKFLTRENSEQVLLCASNQNGSIVECWSLRKEGLPVNNIFQHRSPVVGEKQPTILKWRILTTTSDLERVSAVALPKLPISISNTDLKVASDTKFCPGLGLALAFHDGSIHILHRLSLHTMGVFYGASSAQRPGDESAIKRQRTAGPAVHFKALQFSWTSLALAGVDNHGKLHMLRVSPSMGQVLEMNTTLRHLLFLLEYCMVTGYDWWDVLLHVQPSMVHNLVEKLHEEYMRQNQALQQVLATRIVAVKASLCKLSTATAARACDFHAKLLLIAISSTLKSLLRPHVLNTPDKSPGDRLTEICAKNTDTDIDKVMINLKTEEFVLDGPPLQSLQQLIQWVGDFVLYLLANLPNQGSMVRPGFGFMRDGASLGMLREMLVMIRIWGLLKPGCLPTFTATSDTQDSMLLLFRLLTKLWLCSRDDGAPQDPDDSLIDECCLLPSQLLVPSMDWLPVNDGVMVKLQGKHPLRLQFGKASSLPSNAPPTPLEVFNRTPGSQRMDNLRCVHMGVCPTEESKACTRCGCVTMLRSPNKTNAMKQWEQRWIKNCLCGGLWRRIPPTFT from the exons ATGGAACTGGCCTATGTGTGTGAGTGGGAGAAGCGTCCGAAGAGCACGCACTGCCCTTCCATCCCGCTGGTCTGCTCCTGGTCCTGCAGGAACCTCGTGGCCTTCACCACAGACCTGAAGAGCGAGGACGACGACAAGa ATGTGAGTCACATGATCCATATCATCGACACTGAGCACCCCTGGGATGTTTTCTCCATCAACTCTGGACACACTGAGGTCATTTCCTGTCTGGAGTGGGACCAATCAG GCTCACGGCTGCTGTCTGCAGACGGCGACGGGCAGATCAAATGCTGGTCGATGTCGGATCACCTGGTGAATAGCTGGGAGAGTGTCCTGTCGAGCTCGCTAGATGGAGACCCCATCATCGCTCTCAGCTGGCTGCACAATGGTGTCAAGCTGGCACTGCACGTGGAGATG TCTGGCTCCACAAACTTCGGGGAGAAGTTCTCTCGGGTGAAATTTTCACCGTCCCTAACGCTGTTTGGCGGTAAGCCGATGGAGGGCTGGCTGGCGGTGACAGTGAGTGGTTTGGTGACAGTGTCGCTGCTGAAACCGGGTGGCGCTCTGCTGACGGCGAGCGAGAGCCTGTGCCGGCTGAGAGGGCGCGTGGCGTTGGCCGATATTGCCTTCACCGGAGGAGGGAACATTGTGGTGGCTGCCACAGATGGCAGCAGCTCCTCGCCTGTGCAGTTCTACAAG GTGGTGGTCAGCGTGGTGAGTGAGAAATGTCGCATTGACACTGAGCTGCTGCCGTCACTTTTCCTGCGTTGCACCACCGACCCGCTGAGGAGGGAGAAGTACCCCGCTGTCACCCACCTCAAGTTCCTGACCCGGGAGAACTCTGAGCAA GTTCTGCTGTGTGCGTCCAATCAGAACGGCAGCATCGTGGAGTGCTGGTCTCTGAGGAAGGAGGGACTTCCTGTCAATAATATCTTCCAGCACCGTTCGCCAGTGG TGGGAGAGAAGCAGCCGACCATCCTAAAATGGCGGATCCTGACGACCACCAGCGACCTGGAGCGTGTGTCGGCTGTCGCTCTGCCCAAGCTGCCAATCTCCATCTCCAACACTGACCTGAAGGTGGCGTCAGACACCAAGTTCTGCCCCGGACTCG GTCTGGCTCTGGCATTTCATGATGGCAGCATCCACATCCTGCACCGCCTCTCCCTCCACACCATGGGCGTGTTCTACGGCGCCTCCTCGGCACAGCGCCCTGGAGATGAGTCGGCCATCAAGCGCCAGAGAACCGCCGGCCCCGCCGTCCACTTCAAGGCCCTGCAGTTCTCCTGGACCTCATTGGCTCTGGCTGGAGTTGACAACCATGGCAAG CTCCACATGCTGCGTGTATCGCCCTCTATGGGCCAGGTGCTGGAGATGAACACGACGCTGCGTCACCTGCTGTTCCTGCTGGAGTACTGCATGGTGACGGGTTACGACTGGTGGGACGTGCTGCTGCACGTGCAGCCCAGCATGGTGCACAACCTGGTGGAGAAGCTGCACGAAGAGTACATGAGGCAGAACCAGGCGCTGCAGCAG GTTCTGGCGACACGCATTGTGGCAGTGAAGGCATCTCTCTGTAAACTCTCCACGGCGACAGCGGCTCGAGCGTGTGACTTCCATGCCAAGCTGCTGCTTATCGCTATCAGCTCCACCCTCAAGTCTCTGCTGAGGCCTCATGTCCTCAACACGCCGGACAAGAGTCCTGGAGACCGACTGACAGAGATCTGCgccaaaaacacagacacag ATATCGATAAGGTGATGATCAACCTGAAGACGGAGGAGTTTGTACTGGATGGTCCTCCTCTGCAGTCTCTGCAGCAGCTCATCCAGTGGGTGGGAGACTTCGTCCTGTACCTGCTCGCCAACCTGCCCAACCAG GGCTCTATGGTCCGGCCCGGGTTTGGCTTCATGCGGGACGGGGCGTCTCTGGGGATGCTGAGGGAGATGCTGGTGATGATCCGGATCTGGGGTCTGCTGAAGCCCGGCTGTCTGCCCACCTTCACCGCCACGTCGGACACCCAGGACAGCATGCTGCTGCTCTTCAGGCTGCTCACCAAGCTGTGGCTCTGCT CACGGGATGACGGCGCCCCCCAGGACCCCGACGACAGTCTGATTGACGAGTGCTGCCTGCTGCCGAGCCAGCTGCTGGTGCCCAGCATGGACTGGCTGCCCGTCAACGACGGCGTGATGGTGAAGCTCCAGGGCAAGCACCCACTCAGGCTGCAGTTTGGCAAGGCCTCGTCCCTGCCCAGCAACGCCCCGCCCACACCTCTGGAGGTGTTCAACAG GACTCCTGGCTCCCAGAGAATGGATAACCTGCGTTGTGTTCACATGGGCGTCTGTCCTACCGAGGAGAGCAAAGCCTGCACAAG GTGCGGCTGCGTGACCATGCTCCGTTCGCCCAACAAGACAAACGCCATGAAGCAATGGGAGCAGCGCTGGATTAAGAACTGTCTGTGTGGCGGTCTGTGGAGGAGGATCCCACCCACGTTCACCTGA
- the plppr3b gene encoding phospholipid phosphatase-related protein type 3, with protein MRMMMMMMTSSPSEKMKKKPPKDSLTLLPCFYFVELPIVASSMVSLYFLELTDVVKPAQVGFRCHDRDLSMPYVDGGDELIPLLMLLSLAFAGPAASIMLVEGAIYCLQSRLKLRRAEGSINAGGCSFNSFLRRTVRFVGVHVFGLCATALLTDIIQLSTGYHAPFFLTVCKPNYTLAGVSCEKNAYITTDICSGQDEHAIMAARKTFPSQHATLSAFAAVYVSMYFNSTISDSTKLLKPVLVFAFAIAAALTGLTQITQHRSHPIDVYVGFLIGAFIAAYLALHAVANFKSSDDITPPPPPPPLKADPLRALTERGHESVYNKGPASASESNDEIAAAPAPMDRLDGLGPLQREKGSMGSLKRASVDVELLAPRSPMGKETMVTFSNTLPRASMNVNGVLGANDASEEPVQPVQPVQPVQRRLKAVQVPMDPMRSQQLVSEWKQKSMEMRGMSVRDEAEHEVSEDGSEVGSVGTDDGGSQAPIYQPAVHAGRANASRNPTPPPGGAKAVATPRPPQIPEAGPPPVSPKSALTRAKWLAIREKTTGEGSGRGAANQPRLMQVIAMSKQQGLLPSSSSGEKSSETTSTCSAISSTADSPHYRHPFEQPREGPGIITVDAHASHYPVVQVPLPPQAHPPSGNGNPWEWVGAPNGGDPRETYSLSNLNRGDSASRSSSSFHPRRSASPCATVDPTISSSPPHQQVEMSSDAQRREMAMRRKTALVLLDREIRNQTEQENYYKSLQGRRFKD; from the exons atgaggatgatgatgatgatgatgacatccTCCCCCTcagagaagatgaagaagaaacctccaaaGGACAGTCTGACTCTGCTGCCATGTTTCTACTTCGTAGAG CTGCCCATTGTGGCTTCTTCTATGGTGTCGCTGTACTTCCTGGAGCTGACCGATGTGGTGAAGCCGGCTCAAGTGGGTTTCCGGTGCCACGACAGAGATTTGAGTATGCCGTATGTGGATGGAGGAGATGAGCTGATCCCACTGCTGATGCTCCTAAGCCTCGCCTTCGCTGGACCTGCTGCTTCG ATTATGCTGGTGGAAGGAGCAATCTACTGCCTGCAGTCCCGTCTGAAACTCCGCCGAGCTGAGGGAAGCATCAACGCCGGCGGCTGCAGTTTCAACTCCTTCCTGAGGAGAACGGTCCGTTTCGTAG GTGTGCACGTGTTCGGCCTGTGTGCGACTGCGCTGCTCACTGACATCATCCAGCTGTCCACGGGTTACCACGCACCATTCTTCCTCACTGTCTGCAAACCTAACTACACTCTGGCGGGTGTGTCATGTGAGAAGAATGCCTACATCACCACAGACATCTGCTCTGGGCAGGATGAGCACGCCATCATGGCTGCGAG AAAGACGTTTCCTTCCCAGCATGCAACTCTGTCAGCGTTCGCTGctgtttatgtttct aTGTACTTTAACTCGACCATCTCAGACAGCACCAAGCTGCTCAAACCCGTGCTGGTGTTTGCATTTGCCATTGCCGCGGCGCTGACTGGCCTGACTCAGATCACGCAGCATCGTAGCCACCCCATCGACGTCTATGTGGGCTTCCTCATCGGAGCCTTCATCGCCGCCTACCTG GCTCTTCACGCTGTTGCCAACTTCAAATCATCTGATGACATCACTccacccccacctcctccacccctAAAGGCGGACCCTCTCCGAGCACTGACTGAGCGGGGACACGAGTCAGTCTATAACAAAGGCCCTGCCTCTGCCTCAGAGAGTAACGATGAGATAGCGGCAGCTCCGGCTCCCATGGACCGGCTGGATGGCCTGGGGCCCCTGCAGAGGGAGAAGGGGTCCATGGGAAGTCTGAAGAGGGCCAGTGTGGATGTAGAGCTGCTGGCTCCCCGAAGCCCCATGGGAAAGGAGACCATGGTGACCTTCAGCAACACGCTGCCAAGAGCTAGCATGAATGTAAATGGTGTACTGGGGGCCAACGATGCCTCTGAGGAGCCGGTGCAGCCGGTCCAGCCGGTCCAGCCAGTGCAGCGCCGTCTGAAAGCTGTTCAGGTGCCCATGGACCCTATGCGGTCGCAGCAGCTGGTGTCGGAGTGGAAGCAGAAGTCGATGGAGATGCGAGGTATGAGTGTTCGGGACGAGGCAGAGCACGAAGTCAGTGAGGACGGCTCTGAGGTGGGCTCTGTGGGGACTGATGATGGCGGTTCTCAAGCCCCGATCTACCAGCCTGCAGTGCATGCCGGGAGGGCAAACGCAAGTCGCAACCCCACTCCACCTCCAGGGGGGGCCAAAGCTGTGGCAACACCCAGACCCCCACAGATCCCAGAAGCAGGACCCCCACCGGTTTCTCCAAAAAGTGCCCTAACCCGAGCCAAGTGGCTCGCCATCCGGGAGAAGACAACTGGGGAGGGGTCCGGGCGTGGTGCTGCCAACCAGCCACGACTGATGCAAGTCATTGCTATGTCCAAGCAGCAGGGCCTGCTGCCATCCTCGTCCTCTGGGGAGAAGTCCTCCGAAACCACATCCACCTGCTCTGCCATCTCCTCCACTGCCGACTCGCCACACTACCGCCACCCCTTTGAGCAACCACGGGAGGGGCCAGGTATCATCACAGTGGATGCCCATGCATCCCACTATCCTGTTGTCCAAGTCCCGCTTCCTCCCCAAGCCCATCCCCCATCAGGTAATGGTAACCCATGGGAGTGGGTGGGGGCACCCAATGGGGGAGACCCACGAGAAACCTACAGCCTCTCTAACCTGAATCGAGGAGATTCGGCcagccgcagcagcagcagcttccacCCACGCCGCTCTGCCTCACCATGCGCCACTGTTGACCCTACCATATCCTCAAGCCCACCTCACCAGCAGGTAGAGATGTCATCAGATGCTCAGCGCAGGGAGATGGCCATGAGGCGCAAGACAGCACTGGTTCTGTTGGATCGAGAGATCCGTAACCAGACTGAGCAGGAGAACTATTATAAGAGTCTGCAGGGACGGAGGTTCAAAGATTAG